From Astyanax mexicanus isolate ESR-SI-001 chromosome 13, AstMex3_surface, whole genome shotgun sequence, the proteins below share one genomic window:
- the LOC103033885 gene encoding EMILIN-3 yields the protein MKLTCCWGFLLPLLLGLLLASADAKGTFYGNPYRYNLFKAGLNPTHYNPGKPMSRHKNYCAYIVQKNITCTVQDGVATYVKADYTTKCIWGQKCPVLMYRTFFKPKYKLGYKTVTELEWRCCPGHSGDNCLDGSSTATDGMMPPFKGSVQGPRPPFKGFPHGQPRFPPDQALIPGSGLEPGKPFPYPDNRPIPSGHLPAGGPKTGYGPKAGGVSGERLDRMEEDLRRLSQGLDTLNGLVAGLEDRLRVSLREDTTKMITTLLGSPRRPDSTVGFGVIPEGGPETLDGGEGFPVLGELVGRVTEVKDELRVKSNMLDEIHGMVMGHDGQLKRLLEADTARPVLTGGTQSLLEELLDARLAGVKAEILDGFERRLSGLENHCDERIGQVQQQCEKEHLNGQEQMQLSLDGRETGLRKELGDLQAQIQGLTLTDNCCGQVNSLSQRVLLLEESVKGLTESQRQLQVTLTEQTHHMETQLDARLLDIEGRLNTSDRGEGRLEGFDGHGAGTLDGFKTLLDDKLKNLEERLFVAVEELSNATAPALLEGHVVPALETEIDNVRRRVEADLDGLQKQLTDLELLCTSACSPAPNPEVELIQTEMEECKDVEKKVSSRLDTHSDMLDHLNRTLQGLLTQLAQEDQEGSLQGEITLLKINVNSVNRTLKGLRDSVHFFAREIGHANSTWEEREHRLATQVKGITELVGRQSNLLGAGERRLIQMKAELQSLRRRLAGEIQGCRSTALGVQQEVMGVESRVSQVEGRCGSLSELAHELERIRSELESHSDTYLAQINNTLASHGQQLSQLKEGLQECANKTDPDSHRGDQ from the exons aaACTACTGTGCCTACATTGTCCAGAAGAACATCACCTGCACTGTGCAGGATGGAGTGGCCACCTACGTCAAGGCAGATTACACCACCAAGTGCATCTGGGGACAGAAGTGTCCGGTTTTGAT GTATCGAACGTTCTTTAAACCCAAGTACAAGCTGGGCTATAAGACGGTGACGGAGCTGGAATGGCGCTGCTGCCCCGGCCACTCAGGAGATAACTGCCTGGATGGATCCTCAACTGCTACAGATGGCATGATGCCCCCATTTAAAGGCTCTGTTCAGGGACCCAGACCTCCATTCAAGGGTTTCCCCCACGGGCAGCCCAGATTCCCCCCAGATCAGGCCCTCATCCCCGGGTCAGGACTGGAACCGGGCAAACCGTTCCCTTACCCCGACAACAGACCCATTCCCAGCGGACATCTGCCTGCTGGAGGCCCGAAAACAGGATACG GACCAAAGGCTGGTGGCGTCTCTGGCGAGCGTCTGGACCGTATGGAGGAGGACCTCCGCAGGCTCTCTCAGGGTCTGGACACTCTGAACGGATTGGTAGCCGGTCTGGAGGACCGTCTTCGCGTCTCTCTCCGTGAGGACACCACCAAAATGATCACCACCCTGCTGGGCTCCCCCCGCAGACCTGACTCCACTGTGGGCTTTGGAGTCATACCTGAAGGTGGCCCAGAGACCCTGGATGGCGGCGAGGGCTTCCCCGTGCTTGGGGAGTTAGTTGGCAGGGTCACAGAGGTCAAGGACGAGCTTCGGGTGAAGAGCAACATGCTGGATGAAATCCATGGTATGGTGATGGGTCACGACGGGCAGCTGAAGAGGCTGCTGGAAGCGGACACAGCGAGGCCTGTGCTTACTGGCGGGACCCAGTCGCTGCTGGAGGAGCTGTTGGACGCCAGGCTGGCTGGTGTGAAGGCTGAGATTCTGGATGGCTTTGAGAGAAGGCTGTCCGGTCTGGAGAACCACTGTGATGAACGAATTGGACAG GTACAGCAGCAGTGTGAAAAGGAACACCTGAATGGCCAGGAGCAAATGCAGCTGTCACTGGACGGCCGTGAAACGGGTCTACGGAAGGAGTTGGGTGACCTGCAGGCTCAGATTCAGGGCCTTACCCTGACCGACAACTGCTGTGGCCAGGTCAACAGCCTGTCCCAGCGAGTTCTGCTGCTGGAGGAATCTGTTAAAGGGTTGACTGAGTCTCAGAGGCAGCTGCAGGTGACACTGACCGAGCAGACGCACCACATGGAGACCCAGCTGGACGCCCGCTTGCTGGACATAGAGGGTCGGCTCAATACCAGCGATCGGGGCGAAGGAAGATTAGAAGGGTTTGATGGACATGGGGCAGGAACTCTTGATGGATTTAAAACTCTTCTGGATGACAAGCTGAAGAACCTCGAGGAGCGTCTGTTTGTGGCAGTGGAAGAGCTGAGCAATGCCACGGCTCCTGCTCTTCTAGAGGGTCATGTTGTTCCGGCGCTGGAGACAGAAATCGACAACGTCCGAAGGCGAGTTGAAGCCGATCTGGATGGTTTGCAGAAGCAGTTGACGGACCTTGAGCTTCTTTGCACTTCTGCTTGCTCTCCTGCACCCAATCCAGAGGTGGAGCTCATTCAGACAGAGATGGAGGAGTGCAAAGATGTGGAGAAGAAGGTTTCCAGCCGGTTGGACACTCACTCGGACATGCTGGACCACCTCAACAGGACCCTGCAGGGTCTTCTGACTCAGCTCGCCCAGGAGGACCAAGAGGGTTCCTTGCAGGGTGAGATCACGCTCCTCAAGATCAATGTAAACTCAGTCAATCGCACCTTGAAGGGACTTCGGGATTCTGTGCACTTTTTCGCTCGTGAAATTGGGCACGCCAACTCCACCTGGGAGGAACGTGAGCATCGATTGGCCACTCAGGTGAAAGGAATAACTGAACTTGTGGGCCGACAGTCGAACCTGCTTGGGGCTGGAGAGCGCCGGCTCATCCAGATGAAGGCAGAGCTCCAGAGCCTGAGGAGAAGGCTGGCCGGAGAGATCCAGGGATGCCGCAGTACGGCACTGGGCGTCCAGCAAGAGGTTATGGGCGTTGAGAGTCGGGTGAGCCAGGTAGAAGGTCGGTGCGGAAGTCTGAGCGAACTGGCTCATGAACTCGAGAGGATTCGAAGCGAGCTGGAGAGCCACTCGGACACTTACCTGGCCCAGATCAACAACACCCTGGCCAGCCACGGTCAGCAGCTCTCACAGCTTAAAGAGGGACTCCAAGAGTGTGCAAACAAGACGGACCCCGATTCCCATCGGGGCGACCAGTAG